DNA sequence from the Rhizobium sp. NXC14 genome:
AGCCCATCCTGGCCGAGCACGACGACGACATCGTCCGGAGCGAAGACGAAGCTCGCGAGGTAGCGGCGGTCGAGGCGCTGGACGCGGGCGACGGCACGCAGGCTTGCTTCCACCTCTGATATAGCCGTTTCGTATCGCTTCTTCTCCGCGAGGTAGTCGCTGAAGTCGGCGCCGAGATGTTCGACATAGAACTGCGCTTGCTGCACCGTGTTGAACCGGGCGATGAGTTCGTCGAGCCGGGTGGGCCTGACGACAAGGATGATCTTGCGCTCGTCAGAGACCGGCACGGTCCTTGCCCTCCTGCGGCTGCAAGATCTCCCTGAGAAGATCGGGCGAGACGTTCAGCTGGCCGATCTTCGTCGCATTGTCGGCAAGGTCACGGAAGGCGAGCGCCATCAGCTGGCCCGGCTGCATACCGACCGAGGCGAGTGCCTGCAGCACTTTCGGATCGGCCTCCTCGAAGGATTTCATCATCGCCGTCAGCGCATAGGCCTGCGCGTCGGCCTCGGCCCGGGCATTGGTCGCCGCCAGCGTCACCAGCTCGCGGTTCTGCTCTTCGAGCGCGATCTTGCCGGCCATTTCTTCCCGGCGGATTTGCAGCTGCCGTTCCTGCACGGCGCGTTCGGCCTCCATCTGGGCTTCGCGCACCTGCCGCCTCTTGTTCTCCAGGGTAATCTCGGTGGCGATCTCGTTTTCCTTGATCGTCCGCTCCTGCTCGATCGCCGCGTTGCGCCTGCTATAGATGGCCTCGTCGGCCTGCCGCAGCAGGGCTTCACGGGCATGTGCTTCCAGCGCCTTTGATGTCTCGGCCTTCGGCATCACGGCAAGCAGCGACAGGCCGAGAATCTCCAAGCCGAGCGCTTCGATCGTCGGATGCACCTTGAGCGCCTCGGCCACTCCGGCGACGAGCGCCTCGCCCGAAGCAAGAACCTCCTTCAGCGACAGCGTCTGCACCTC
Encoded proteins:
- a CDS encoding SPFH domain-containing protein, with translation MFGLRFIKTEPTQYVIQYQNGKAVREGAGLAFWHFSPSSSLVLVPTASVNDPFIFPLVTSDFQEVTVQGQITYRIAEPRRTAALLNFTLDRRGHYVSEDPQKLSTRVIDRVQVAMRAEVQTLSLKEVLASGEALVAGVAEALKVHPTIEALGLEILGLSLLAVMPKAETSKALEAHAREALLRQADEAIYSRRNAAIEQERTIKENEIATEITLENKRRQVREAQMEAERAVQERQLQIRREEMAGKIALEEQNRELVTLAATNARAEADAQAYALTAMMKSFEEADPKVLQALASVGMQPGQLMALAFRDLADNATKIGQLNVSPDLLREILQPQEGKDRAGL